The Ziziphus jujuba cultivar Dongzao chromosome 12, ASM3175591v1 sequence ATATTTCATACTTCCATTGACTGCTTCACCCAGTGATTCTACCAGAAGCATATATGCAACACGAAATCATACATACACAGAACACTGACTTGAATAGTATAATTACAGAATCATAAAAACACATTGAAACAGACAAAGCATAAACGGGAGATATGGCAATGATACCATCCATAAGTCTTTACAAAGCGCTCGAACAACTTGCCATGTATACTCCACCACAGACGAGGTCATGTAGTAATCAATGAAAGAGCTTGAAATATAGAATCAAGATGACTGCCAAAATGAGAGCCCCAATCACCGAGCCAATGATCCATTTGTGTTTCGTCATCCTCCTTGACATAGCAGTTAAAACTTTTTTACTCTTGTCAATGGCATCGTCTACTCCATGAAGCTGCAAAAGAGACCGAACAGAATTAGGCACTGCAGAGGCCGCAACTACATCATGCCCATGTTAGATTTTTGACCCTTCAGATAGAACACATTAAGTGATAGTATTTAAGAGAGGTTCCTTCTTAAGGTTATGTTTGGTAGGATTTTTAAGTCACTTGGCTGTTTGGTAGGAAAGAGATAAGAGCGATGGATAAGGGGAATGAATGGTAAATCCATCCAAAACAATCGATGGATAGTAAATCCATCTGAAAGAATCCCTCCATGGACGGAGCATGGAAATATTTGCAGCTAACAAACTAAgctaagagagagaaaaaaaatatatatatatatatatatatattaaattcaagTAAGACTTCAAATTCAAGTGATGATGAATTATTAgccaaagagaaaaacaaaatatattaaaaccagGTAAGCAAGATACTTTATTATGCGAGTGCAGAAGAGTTTCACGCTGTTGATGCAGATCTTGGAGAATTGAGACACCAAGTTCTTCAGTTTCAAAAATGGTTCTTCTACTCTGCATAATTCTTTCACTCGACTCATTTAATCTCTCAACTGACATTGCCATTCTCTCTCTTTGATCGGCAGATACCTGTATTGTTGCAcacaattagataaaaaaaattccagaaaataaattatacacatCTATATTTAACATGTAGAGGGAAAAATATCTATAGAAAAAACATTTAAGTGACAAAAAGGTTATAAGAGATGTCCCAGTTCAGTTCCCATAGGATACTATTGCCCTCTCATTGTTATAGGTGCCATTTTGCTGAGCTATGGACTAAATTTAGGACGAATTAAGTCAAATAACAGCAAGAAAAGGATCACAATTGGAGTAAAATTGATGCCCAATCCCGAATTAACATACTGTAGAACACACAATGCTTCCATTAAGTGTAAGAGGTACTGACCAGTCAAAAAGATCTGAATACATGTCTTTAATTCAAACAATATGTTGGATGTTGCCTTAATGTAGGACAGGACCAAAAATGTCAAATCTCAATACAAATAGGACATGCAACAATTACATATAGAGACTTGAAACTCGGGAAAAACCCTTAGTTTAAACAAATTCATATGGGGAAGAATAGGAAATTATTGGCATAAAACTCAAATTCCAAGACATCTTAGTACTTAGAAGttacaaaaacaacaaataataagaTATGTATGAATCTAAGACTTACCGAATGCAAATCTACAACTCCAGACTCCAACAACTCTTCACGAGCAGCCTGACTAGCAGTTGGTGATGTTATTCTTTTGAATTCCTTTTTCAACTGATTTAGATCAGATTTATATTCCCGTAACTTAGCAAGAAGCACAGCCTTCACACTTGGCTGCAAACTTCTAGCTTCGAGGTCCATTTTCCGAATCTAGCAGAACCCCACGAGAGAAATATGCATCAGCATTTCAGAACTTAAGACAAAGAAACATAAAAGATtagcagcaaaaaaaaaaaacagtggcATTCCAAAGTACCAGAACATCAGCATCGTCCAATCCTGCCTTAATCTCAGAAAGCTTTTGCTGCTTCTGCTCTGCTTTTTTCATATTCCATTACAAAAAGAAGGAATTCAATCCTTTAATCATAACAAATAGGAAAAACCAACATAACCCAGAATGCAAAATGCTACATTTTACAAAAATAGCACAATAAAAGAATCCATGGAAGAGTAAAGATTTAAATTCCAATTAAATTTGCATAAGTATCAAACCCAATTCAAAACAAGAATAATTAGGaactcccaaaaaaataaaataatataaaataataataaaaaccattACCTTGGTCGGTAAGAAGCGCAGTAGAATTACATTTTCGTGAAAGATTAGCGGAGAGCTCGCAGTACTGCCGCTCGTATCCTTCAAAGACATCACTCATCTCTGTCAAACACCCGAAACGCTCTTCCTATCTGCTTTTCCTTGTCCAGTGGAGGTCTCGAAACCCTAGGCCGTAATCAAAATTAAGGACAACCCGAAACGGAAGCCGACGAAACGCAAAAAGAAACGCAAAGACCAATCAAAAGAAACGATCTTGACGGCAATATATCGTCGTTGCTCTAGCCGTCGTCGATCTAAAGAGAAGTTTGGGGGCTGTTTGCAGGCGAGTAAAGGTGTTGAGAATACGAACTGAAAGAACCGTAAAGTAGAAGCAGATTCCCGTCCTGTTCGGGGTGACTATATTTTCTCCATCTATTGTGCAGACAcataatagatttttatttttaccaaataaactgttcatttttatttttattaaaatgggCGAAATTCATTTATGCcagttttgttataattatatttagatacatgattttgtaaaatcacctttaattttgttttcattttttacatCTATTGAAGCAaacttattttcaattttattagttaattttttaacaataaagaTTAAAAGTTGTTAAAAATCCATAttgtatcattttaaaattttagttaataaattaattagtaaaaattgATACATAATAGATTGATGATAATTTTCAAGCAATATTAAGGAGGTATTGAATtcggattttttttaaaaaaaatttatttactttttctaatGACTAGTTTTTACAGAATTTATTAAACTTCTAATGATTTTTATGCAATTTATAGAATTATGATAGATTTTTATAGAATTTCATTTTAACAAACTTTGATCACATAGACTTTCATATATAAAGAGATTCTATAATCAGGTCAGTACTAATCGTTTCTATCCgaactaaaaaatgaaaaatttgcaTCCTACCACATAActatctttttactt is a genomic window containing:
- the LOC107428936 gene encoding vesicle transport v-SNARE 12 isoform X1, with the protein product MSDVFEGYERQYCELSANLSRKCNSTALLTDQAEQKQQKLSEIKAGLDDADVLIRKMDLEARSLQPSVKAVLLAKLREYKSDLNQLKKEFKRITSPTASQAAREELLESGVVDLHSVSADQRERMAMSVERLNESSERIMQSRRTIFETEELGVSILQDLHQQRETLLHSHNKLHGVDDAIDKSKKVLTAMSRRMTKHKWIIGSVIGALILAVILILYFKLFH
- the LOC107428936 gene encoding vesicle transport v-SNARE 12 isoform X2 translates to MSDVFEGYERQYCELSANLSRKCNSTALLTDQEQKQQKLSEIKAGLDDADVLIRKMDLEARSLQPSVKAVLLAKLREYKSDLNQLKKEFKRITSPTASQAAREELLESGVVDLHSVSADQRERMAMSVERLNESSERIMQSRRTIFETEELGVSILQDLHQQRETLLHSHNKLHGVDDAIDKSKKVLTAMSRRMTKHKWIIGSVIGALILAVILILYFKLFH
- the LOC107428936 gene encoding vesicle transport v-SNARE 12 isoform X3, which produces MSLKDTSGSTASSPLIFHENVILLRFLPTKIRKMDLEARSLQPSVKAVLLAKLREYKSDLNQLKKEFKRITSPTASQAAREELLESGVVDLHSVSADQRERMAMSVERLNESSERIMQSRRTIFETEELGVSILQDLHQQRETLLHSHNKLHGVDDAIDKSKKVLTAMSRRMTKHKWIIGSVIGALILAVILILYFKLFH